The following proteins are co-located in the Carassius carassius chromosome 39, fCarCar2.1, whole genome shotgun sequence genome:
- the lcmt1 gene encoding leucine carboxyl methyltransferase 1 → MASKQPFTDSDISDEAVRATCDDASICKRFASSKGYWTDLYVQYFVRQVGERKAPEINRGYYGRVKGMNLLIDAFLKKTRCDCQVVNLGAGLDTTFWRLKDENIMPKKFFEVDFPMIVDRKIHHIKTKSPLSKPLIETHSSDGLLLDGHSLDSDRYCIIGTDLRDLPTLEEKLKKFQINPELPTLFLSECVLVYMTPEQSSKLVHWVADTFPTAMFINYEQVNMNDRFAEIMIENLQRRQCNLAGVDLCQSLDSQMKRFLSAGWESANALDMMTVYSMLPQEDVARIERLEFLDEKELLQQLLQHYCICWAVKDKLSLGLSQIGV, encoded by the exons ATGGCATCCAAACAGCCATTTACAGATTCTGACATATCGGATGAAGCAGTCAGAGCTACTTGCGACGATGCATCGATATGCAAAAG gtTTGCTTCCAGTAAAGGTTACTGGACTGACCTCTACGTCCAGTATTTTGTGAGACAAGTAGGTGAACGTAAAGCACCTGAGATCAACAGAG GTTATTATGGACGCGTCAAAGGAATGAATCTTCTTATTGATGCTTTTCTCAAGAAGACACGATGTGACTGCCAGGTGGTGAATCTTGGGGCAGGACTGGATACTACTTTTTGGAGAttaaag gATGAAAACATTATGCCAAAAAAGTTCTTTGAAGTCGACTTCCCAATGATTGTTGACAGAAAAATACACCACATCAA GACGAAATCTCCACTATCAAAACCTTTGATTGAGACCCACTCCTCTGATGGACTCCTTCTGG ATGGTCACAGCCTTGACTCGGACAGATATTGTATAATCGGCACTGATCTAAGAGACTTGCCAACTTTGGAGGAGAAACTAAAAAAGTTCCAGATAAATCCAGA GTTGCCCACTCTGTTTCTGTCTGAATGTGTACTGGTGTACATGACCCCTGAGCAGTCCTCTAAACTGGTGCATTGGGTTGCAGACACCTTCCCCACCGCCATGTTCATTAACTATGAACAG GTGAACATGAATGATCGCTTTGCGGAGATCATGATTGAGAATCTACAGCGTCGACAGTGCAATCTGGCTGGGGTGGATCTGTGTCAGTCTCTGGACTCTCAA ATGAAGCGTTTTCTGTCAGCAGGCTGGGAAAGTGCAAATGCACTGGACATGATGACGGTCTACAGCATGCTTCCTCAGGAAGATGTAGCTAG AATTGAGCGTCTAGAGTTTTTAGATGAAAAGGAACTTCTCCAACAGCTTCTACAACACTACTGCATCTGCTGGGCTGTAAAAGATAAGCTCAGTCTAG GACTCTCACAAATTGGGGTTTAA
- the LOC132121413 gene encoding aquaporin-8-like — protein MTSAESKSELFTVATGDGRDAHQNQPKLSFYEHYIQPCLAEVLGSILFMFVGCVSVMGNVGISGSIQPALAHGLALAIAIAIFGDISGGHFNPAVSLCVYLIGGMELMLLVPYVLSQMLGGVIAASLAKAVTTNEAFGNATGAAFNAVQSSHGIGAATMAEMIMTLFLTMVVSMGAVNIRTRSHLAPFCIGLTVTANILAGGGISGACMNPARAFGPAIVSGHWTHHWIYWVGPLAGALVTVSLVRLVVGDKKIRVIFK, from the exons ATGACCTCAGCCGAGTCCAAGTCGGAGCTCTTTACAGTAGCCACTGGCGATGGAAGGGATGCCCATCAGAATCAGCCTAAGTTGTCCTTCTATGAGCACTACATTCAGCCGTGCCTGGCAGAGGTCCTCGGCTCCATTCTCTTCATGTTTGTGGGCTGTGTGTCAGTCATGGGCAACGTGGGCATCAGTGGGAGCATCCAGCCTGCCCTGGCACATGGACTAGCACTGGCTATAGCAATCGCCATTTTTGGAGATATCAG TGGTGGCCACTTTAATCCAGCTGTGTCCTTGTGCGTTTACCTTATCGGAGGAATGGAACTGATGCTACTGGTGCCATATGTGCTCTCACAAATGTTAGGTGGAGTGATTGCTGCCAGCCTCGCAAAA gctgtcactacaaatgaggcatttggaAATGCAACGGGAGCAGCATTTAATGCCGTTCAGTCCTCTCATGGCATTGGCGCTGCGACGATGGCAGAGATGATTATGACGCTCTTCTTGACTATGGTTGTCAGCATGGGTGCCGTGAACATAAGGACCCGAAGTCATCTAGCTCCTTTCTGCATTGGACTCACTGTGACTGCAAATATTTTGGCCGG aggtggaatatcaggagcaTGTATGAATCCAGCACGGGCCTTTGGGCCAGCAATAGTGTCCGGTCACTGGACGCACCACTGGATATATTGGGTGGGACCTTTGGCTGGCGCTCTGGTCACAGTCAGCCTTGTGAG GCTGGTAGTGGGAGACAAGAAGATTCGTGTTATTTTCAAATGA